GTCACGGCCACGGGTACGGTGGATGTTATAGGTCGCAATCCGCAGCGGCCGCTCCCGTCCTGGGGCTCCTCCGGCACTCGCCATTACTCATCGCCGTCGCTGTCGTCGTCTGCAAGCGGGACGATGTCCTTCTCCATGTTCGCCATGTAGGTGCGGGCCTCCTCGCCCGGGTCGGGCAGCCCGGCGACCTTCCAGGCTTCGATCGGGCCGCCGAAGAGGTCCGTCACGCACGTGGGGATAAGATCCAGTTCGTGACACAGGATCTGTTGAGCCGGGAGGTTACCGGTCGTCAGGTAATGGTCGCGTAGCCCATCGATGATTCGCCAGTGGTCTTCGGTCAGCTCCGGGAGATCCAGTTCGGCGGCGATCCCGAGGGCCAGATCGCGGTTCCAGAGATCCGGGTCTTCGAGGAAGCCCCATTCGTCAAAGACCGGTTGATCTGAACTTGATTTGTCGGCCATTGGGTCCTCCGAGTTTGTAGGTCGATTGGGTCGAAAACGGCGGTTGACCGCGTCCCGGTCGATGAAACCGCGCTGCGCTTTGCGCAAATCGCACTCATCGCCCGAGTGAGGGGCGCTTCAGGCATCCGATGGATGCCCCGTGCGGCGCCCTGCGGCGTTGCGGCTCAGCGCAATAGGACGGGCTATTGCATACCGTTGTGCCTTGCCGGGCACCCCACGGGCCGCGCACGTCGAGGGCCGTCCCACTGCCGCCTCCGGGCTGTATCAATCGGCGGCGCGTGGGCGCCTGACCTGTACAGGAGCGAGTCTCCGGAACACAGCAAGGGCTGCGCCACGGGGTTTGATTCGCTTTTCGGACGAGGGAACGATCTTTCACCCTGAAAAGAGCTGCCAGCTTCTTGAGATCAATCAGTTGGCGGGCCCTTGACGCTTGCCGGCATTCACCCGCCGGGTGTGCGCTTCAAGAGGCGAAAACCTTTACAAAACGAAGGTTTGAGGCTGGTCAGCTGGCGGCTGACTGCTCTTTCTAGGTTCACCGGTGAATTTGCCCCGGGTTGGGGGTTTTGCGCCGGGCCGGGTGGCTCGCACGCGGTCGTCGATGGGGCCTGCCCAGGGTGGGCACGCGGATCGCAATTTGCAGACTCTCGGCTCGAGTACTGCTGGGACGAGGAGTAAGGAGACCATGCGCCAGCTCACCCGCATCTTCGCCGCGATGCAGCCGACCGTGTTCCTCGGCTCGGCCGCCTTGGTGGTCGCCTTCGTCGTCCTGGGTGTCGGTTGGCCGGACGTGGCCCAGCGCACGTTCGCGCCGATCCAGTCCGGCATCGTCGCGCACTTCGGCTGGCTCTATGTGTTCGGGGCGACGGCGATGCTCGTCTTCGTCCTCTGGTTGCTGTTCAGTCGTTACCGCGACATTCGGCTCGGAGGAGAGGAGGCTGAACCCGAGTTCGGTTACCTCGCCTGGTTCGCGATGATGTTCAGCGCGGGGATGGGTGTCGGGCTCGTCTATTGGGGGGGGGTGCCGAGCCGGTGTTGCACTGGGCGCAGCCACCGTTTCCAGCCGGTACCGGCACCGACGAGGTGCGCGAGGCGATGCGTCTGACCTTCTTCCACTGGGGGCTGCATCCCTGGGCCGTCTATATCGTCTTTGGCCTGTCGCTGGCCTACTTCCACTTTCGCCACGGGTTGCCGTTGGCACCGTGCTCGCTGCTCTATCCGGTCATTGGGCGGCGCATCCATGGCCCGATCGGCCACGCGGTGGATATCCTGGCGACCGTCGGCACGCTGTTTGGTGTCGCGACCTCGCTCGGCCTCGGGGCGATGCAGATCAATGCCGGCGTGTCCCGGCTGGTGGCCGTACCCGAGTCGACGCGCGTGCAGATCGCGATCATCGCACTGATCACTTCGGTGGGGACCATCTCGGTCGTCAGCGGTGTGCACAAGGGCATTCGGCGCCTGTCGCAGCTCAATGTGGGCCTCGCCACGTTGCTGCTTCTCTTCGTCTTCATCGCCGGGCCGACCGTCTATCTGCTGAAGGTGCTGGTCTCGGCCACTGGCGACTACTTGCAGCATCTGGTGGGCATGAGCCTATGGCTGGATCTGCGCGCCGACGCGCATTGGCAGGCCGATTGGACCCTGTTCTATTGGAGTTGGTGGATCTCCTGGTCGCCGTTCGTCGGCGTCTTCGTCGCCCGCATCTCGCGCGGTCGCACGATCGGCGAGTTCATCGTCGCGGTGCTGTTCGTTCCGGTGCTCGTGACCTTCCTTTGGCTCTCCGTCTTCGGCGGCAGCGGTTTGCATCTTCAGCT
This portion of the Thioflavicoccus mobilis 8321 genome encodes:
- a CDS encoding TusE/DsrC/DsvC family sulfur relay protein, giving the protein MADKSSSDQPVFDEWGFLEDPDLWNRDLALGIAAELDLPELTEDHWRIIDGLRDHYLTTGNLPAQQILCHELDLIPTCVTDLFGGPIEAWKVAGLPDPGEEARTYMANMEKDIVPLADDDSDGDE